The following coding sequences are from one Triticum dicoccoides isolate Atlit2015 ecotype Zavitan chromosome 4A, WEW_v2.0, whole genome shotgun sequence window:
- the LOC119286353 gene encoding pentatricopeptide repeat-containing protein At3g12770-like — protein sequence MPPPNAGRLSDLVRRCAAAKALTAGAKLHAQALVGGHLPQATLETDLVLLYCRCAALPSARKVFDAMPSPSMHAYNILLAASPPLLALQLLSGLLDAGFRPDCYAVPAALRACAELWEPLLGAALHGFTVQLGFLSNLVVSSALLDMYAKAGLLVNAVRVFDEMPERDSVVWNCMVTAYARAGMTAETLELFRRAQVEAVNMARDLRAVPSVLNVCGKEGEMMKGREIHGRMVRSLAFDLDVPIGNALIDMYAKCGHVDASQAVFAGMQERNVVSWSTLISCYGVHGKGKEALHVYEEMLSQRVKPNCITFTSVLSSCSHSGLVTDGRMIFESMRKVHGVEPTSEHYACMVDLLGRAGAIEEAIGLIKKMPMEPCATAWGALLSACAMHNNVDVGEIAAYRLFELEKSNVGNYITLCGIYGAVGQSDGVAGLRLRMRELGMVKTPGCSWVDVKGRAHAFYQGSIPSYLRRKMFWILDRLRKDMGN from the coding sequence ATGCCGCCGCCTAACGCCGGCCGTCTCTCCGACCTCGTTCGGCGCTGCGCCGCCGCTAAGGCTCTAACCGCCGGCGCGAAGCTCCACGCACAGGCTCTCGTTGGTGGCCACCTACCCCAGGCCACCCTCGAGACGGACCTGGTCCTGCTCTATTGTCGCTGCGCTGCGCTCCCtagcgcccgcaaggtgttcgacgcgATGCCTTCTCCGTCCATGCACGCGTACAACATCCTCCTTGCCGCCTCCCCACCCCTCTTAGCTCTCCAACTACTCTCTGGCCTCCTCGACGCCGGTTTCCGCCCTGACTGCTATGCTGTCCCAGCAGCGCTCCGGGCGTGCGCTGAGCTCTGGGAGCCGCTTCTTGGCGCTGCACTCCATGGATTTACCGTCCAATTAGGATTTCTCTCCAATCTTGTTGTTTCCAGCGCACTTCTTGACATGTACGCCAAGGCTGGTCTCCTGGTCAATGCAGTGAGGGTGTTCGACGAGATGCCAGAAAGAGACTCTGTTGTGTGGAATTGCATGGTAACTGCTTATGCAAGGGCCGGGATGACAGCTGAAACCCTTGAGCTCTTCAGAAGGGCTCAGGTGGAGGCGGTGAACATGGCGAGGGATCTGCGGGCTGTGCCGAGCGTGCTAAATGTCTGTGGAAAGGAAGGGGAGATGATGAAGGGGAGAGAAATACATGGTAGGATGGTGCGAAGCCTTGCATTTGATTTGGATGTCCCAATTGGGAACGCGTTGATCGACATGTATGCAAAGtgcgggcacgtggacgcgtcacaAGCAGTGTTTGCAGGCATGCAggagaggaatgtggtgagctggtCGACACTGATATCTTGCTATGGTGTCCATGGAAAGGGAAAAGAGGCATTGCATGTGTACGAGGAGATGTTATCTCAGAGAGTGAAGCCGAACTGTATCACCTTCACATCTGTCCTTTCAAGTTGCAGCCACTCAGGGCTCGTGACTGACGGCCGGATGATCTTCGAGTCAATGAGGAAGGTTCATGGTGTAGAGCCCACTTCTGAGCACTATGCATGTATGGTGGACCTCTTGGGGCGTGCTGGAGCCATTGAAGAAGCTATCGGGCTTATAAAGAAGATGCCTATGGAACCTTGCGCTACTGCATGGGGAGCTCTACTCTCTGCTTGCGCCATGCATAATAATGTCGATGTTGGAGAGATTGCAGCATATAGGCTGTTTGAGTTAGAAAAAAGCAATGTCGGTAACTATATCACTCTCTGTGGAATTTATGGTGCAGTTGGTCAGTCTGATGGTGTTGCAGGATTAAGATTAAGGATGAGGGAACTTGGCATGGTGAAGACGCCTGGTTGCAGCTGGGTTGATGTGAAGGGAAGAGCTCATGCCTTTTACCAAGGGAGTATCCCGAGTTATTTGAGGAGAAAAATGTTTTGGATTTTAGATCGGTTACGTAAGGATATGGGCAATTGA